In one Microcoleus sp. bin38.metabat.b11b12b14.051 genomic region, the following are encoded:
- a CDS encoding AarF/ABC1/UbiB kinase family protein has product MLTKAAPKLLRWQRSKYSPLARQIDVFAAAGKFMFFLWWDGLLQNTSAHTRRIRAHWLVNTLLDLGPTFIKIGQSLSTRADLLPLEYVKELEQLQDRVPEFSSEEAIALVESELGKDIYALYRDFDSLPIAAASLGQVHKARLHTGEDVIVKVQRPGLERLFDLDVKAVRQVMRFCDRHLPGTRKYGLESIYHEFFKILYQEIDYVQEGKNSDRFSHNFQEFPQIIVPKVYWQYTTQKVLTLEYVPGIKVDDKISLEAIGVDITKLNQLGICCYLKQLLIDGFFQADPHPGNLAVTEDGSLIFYDFGMMAEVKSLAKDEMVKTFFAVLRKDTDAVLHTLIAVGLVEPMPDMMPVRRLIAFLLDKFIDKPIDFQAFNEIKNELYIMFEQQPFRLPAEMMFIVKSLTTLDGIARTLDPNYNFLSCAQPFVKSIAVSKGRGSAISELAVQARNFITYKLRGPSKSQVFLKRLEDRIEDGELQIRVRNIESDRALKRINLALKTLIFACVAGFGVLSGAVLLVGGYQTGAIVAFAIAGCGGLFMLRFLLDLLVREKLDKMAEK; this is encoded by the coding sequence ATGCTAACAAAAGCTGCACCGAAACTCCTGCGTTGGCAACGTTCTAAATATTCGCCACTGGCACGACAAATAGACGTTTTTGCTGCTGCGGGAAAGTTTATGTTTTTTTTGTGGTGGGATGGACTGCTGCAAAATACTTCTGCTCATACCAGAAGAATTCGCGCCCATTGGTTGGTCAATACTTTGCTGGATTTAGGCCCGACTTTTATTAAAATCGGGCAGTCTCTGTCAACTCGTGCCGATTTGCTGCCGCTGGAGTACGTCAAGGAGTTGGAACAGTTGCAGGATCGGGTTCCTGAATTTAGTTCCGAAGAGGCGATCGCTCTTGTAGAATCAGAGTTAGGCAAAGATATTTATGCTTTGTACCGCGATTTTGATTCGTTGCCGATCGCTGCTGCAAGTCTGGGACAGGTGCACAAAGCGAGGCTGCACACCGGAGAAGATGTGATTGTCAAGGTGCAGCGTCCTGGTTTAGAAAGATTATTCGATTTAGATGTGAAGGCCGTGCGGCAAGTGATGCGTTTTTGCGATCGGCATTTGCCCGGAACGCGCAAGTACGGGCTAGAATCTATTTATCACGAGTTTTTTAAGATTTTATATCAAGAAATTGACTACGTGCAAGAAGGTAAAAATTCCGATCGCTTCAGCCATAATTTTCAAGAATTTCCTCAGATTATTGTCCCGAAAGTCTACTGGCAGTACACGACTCAAAAAGTGCTAACTTTAGAATACGTTCCGGGGATTAAGGTAGACGATAAGATTAGTCTAGAGGCGATAGGAGTAGATATTACGAAGCTCAACCAACTCGGAATTTGCTGTTACTTGAAGCAGTTGTTAATTGACGGTTTTTTTCAAGCTGACCCGCATCCTGGAAACTTGGCGGTAACAGAAGATGGCAGCTTAATTTTTTACGACTTTGGGATGATGGCAGAGGTAAAGTCTTTGGCTAAAGACGAAATGGTCAAGACTTTTTTTGCTGTGCTGAGAAAGGATACCGACGCGGTACTCCATACTTTGATCGCGGTGGGCTTAGTTGAGCCGATGCCGGATATGATGCCGGTGCGGAGGCTGATTGCTTTTCTGTTGGATAAGTTTATTGATAAGCCGATCGACTTTCAAGCCTTTAACGAAATCAAGAACGAACTGTATATCATGTTCGAGCAACAACCGTTTCGCCTGCCAGCAGAAATGATGTTTATTGTCAAGTCGCTGACAACTCTCGACGGCATTGCCAGAACTCTCGATCCTAACTACAATTTCTTATCATGCGCTCAGCCTTTTGTCAAGAGTATTGCGGTGAGTAAGGGGCGGGGAAGTGCGATTTCAGAATTGGCTGTGCAAGCGCGAAATTTCATCACCTACAAGTTGCGAGGGCCGAGCAAATCGCAAGTTTTCCTCAAGCGTTTGGAAGATCGGATTGAAGATGGGGAACTGCAAATTAGGGTACGCAATATTGAGAGCGATCGCGCCCTGAAACGCATCAATCTAGCCCTAAAAACTCTGATTTTTGCCTGTGTAGCTGGGTTTGGGGTGCTGTCGGGCGCAGTGCTGCTGGTGGGCGGATATCAAACGGGGGCGATCGTAGCTTTTGCTATTGCAGGATGTGGCGGCTTATTTATGCTCCGTTTCTTGTTAGATTTATTGGTGAGGGAAAAGCTCGATAAAATGGCTGAGAAATAA
- a CDS encoding DUF6516 family protein has translation MFLGRGLNPLPKNFALRSQPLDFAGGLFCQLSTVNVVDNRCITESYRYQWMDETQQTLRKRWDNVEHFPNLPNFPHHVHIGEESNVEPSCLMNILELIDLIEKDLHN, from the coding sequence TTGTTTTTAGGCAGGGGCTTAAATCCCCTGCCTAAAAACTTCGCACTCCGAAGTCAACCCCTCGACTTCGCGGGCGGGCTCTTCTGTCAACTGTCAACTGTTAACGTTGTCGATAATCGCTGCATCACGGAAAGTTATCGATATCAGTGGATGGATGAGACTCAGCAAACTTTACGAAAGCGGTGGGATAATGTCGAGCATTTCCCCAACTTACCCAATTTTCCCCATCACGTTCATATTGGGGAAGAGTCAAATGTTGAACCTAGCTGTTTAATGAATATTCTTGAATTAATCGATTTGATCGAAAAGGATTTGCACAATTAA